Genomic segment of Polycladomyces abyssicola:
TCGCTTTCAGGGTAAGAACCGATACGATAGCTTCACCTATCCTCAAGCTGGCTACAAACTGGATGGAAAGTATCTGAAACTCTCCAAAATCGGCGATGTGAGAATCAAGCTACACCGCCGGATCGAAGGAAAGATCAAGACTTGCTCCATCAAGCGGAAAAACGGCAAGTACTATGCTTGCTTCTCGTGTGAGGTGAAAGCCAAATCTACAAGTACTGGTAAGCAAGTAGGAGTGGATTTGGGGATCAAACATCTTGCTGTGACCTCTGATGGAGAATATTTCGACCACCCCAAGTATCTTCGTCAGTCGGAAAGAAAGTTGAAATGGCTCCAACGGATGGTTTCCCGCAGAGGGCTCCCATCGTTGGAGAAAAGCAGTTGCGATATTGGCCAAATGCCATGAATACATAGCCAATCAGAGGAAAGACGCCGCTCACAAAATCAGCCGATATTTGGTGGACAACTACGATGGGATTGCCTTTGAAGACTTAAACATTCGGGGGATGGTGAAAAATCACCATTTTGCCAAGAGCATTGCAGACGCAGGTGGGAGGATGCTGGTTCAATTTACGGCTTACAAGGCAGAGTGGGCCGGTAAGCAAGTGATGGAAGTGGATCCTCGCAGCACGTCGCAAGTTTGCTCGGAGTGCGGTCGGATCGTAAAGAAGACATTAAAAGAACGTACCCATCGTTGCTCATGTGGATATGTAGCAGACAGAGATGTCAATGCCGCGAGAAATATCCTACAGAAAGCGATGGGATACGTTCCTGAGCCGAGATACGGACAATGAGAATGAAACCTTTTCTAGGCTTGGACAAAGCCATCGTGGATGGATGTGGGTTGCCACGCCAGATGAAGCGAGAAGCCCACGGCGATCAAAGGGAGTGCCTCTGGTGTTTGGTCGTGTGGAGCAAGTCACCTGCGAGTTCCGATGAAAAATGTACCGGTGGCGTAGGCGACTTTTCTCTCCCGCTCATCGGTAATCGTGCAGGAGGCGACGGCAAACGGATGCCGCAAATCCAGCAAGGTGGCGCGTGAAATCAGTTCTTTGCCCCGCCCCGGACTGAGATAATGGATCTTCATCTCCGATGTCACGGCAAACTGGTCGTCCGGCAACGAACGGTTGATCAAGGACCCCATCGTGGAATCAGCCAACAAGGCAGTCATACCGCCGTGGACCACGCCGCCACGGTTGAGCAGATAAGGAGTGACGGACACCCGAAATTCATACACTCCGGGACTCACAAATCTGCCAGACAAGCCCATGAATCCGGATGGATACGCACTTTGCCTCTCCCGTTTTTGCCGGATGGCCTGTAAAGTAAGTCGAAACAACTCTTTTTCTTCCTCACTGCCGTTTACCAGTACTTCCCTTATTTCATCCCACATCGCGAAGTTCCCTCTCTAAAGTGACGGTGTTTGAAGGTAATGATACAATAACCGATACGTATGGACCAATGCCTCACGGTGAGTCCGTTCATATGCGTGGGACGCATCCACCCCGGGACCGATCAGTCCCCAGATGAGGTCGTGTCCTGCCTGCAAAGCGGCGCTGGCATCCGATCTGTACCGCGGATACAAGTCGACCCGATAGCGAATGCCGTGCTCTTCCGCAAGATGGACCAGCTTTTGCCGCAAGCCGAAATGATAAGGTCCCGAGGAATCCTTGGCGCAGATGGAGACGCTGAATTCGTCTGATTCCTGCCCCTCTCCGATCGCACCCATGTCGACGGCTAAATATTCCCGCACTTTATCCGAGATCATCGCATTGGCGCCGTGTCCCACTTCTTCGTAATTGCTGAAAAAAATGTGTGTCGTAACCGGTGGAACCCACCCTTCATCGGCAATCCGGCGGATGAGTTCGATCAAAACAGCCACACTGGCTTTGTCATCCAGATGACGCGATTTGACAAATCCGGTTTCCGTCACTTCTACACGCGGATCAAAGAAGACAAAATCACCCACGCTGATTCCCAGTCGGCGCACCTCATCAGCATCACAGACACGGGCATCCAAGCGGACCTCCATGTTTTCTTCCGTTCGCTGTTGCAACCGGGCATCGGCATAGACATGAGGGGAAGAATGAGTAGCCAAAATCGTTCCCCTGAAGCGCTGTCCGGACCGTGTTTCAATCGTGCAACCTTCCCCATCGAGTGAGTGCCAGGTCACACCCCCGATGGCAGTGATCCGCAAACGACCGCTCTCTTTGATCTGTTTCACCATCGCCCCCAGTGTGTCCACATGGGCGGTGATAAACCGGATCGTCTCCTCATCCTTTCCCGGAATCTCGGGCAACAGCCCTCCTTTGCGCGTGCGGACCAGCGAATACGGCAAGTCTTTCAAGCGCTCCTCTACATATGTAATGGCAGCGTCGGCTCTCCCCGTCGGACTCGGGATGTTCAGCAATTCAACCAAGGTGGAGATCAATTGTTCCTCCACTTTTCATCCTCCTCTCCTATTCCGGATTATACCAGCGGACAAGAGACAAAAAAAAGAGGCCTGCAAAAACAGGCCGATGGGGCGAGGGGAGAAACCGGCAAAACGGGCTTACCTGCCCGACCGGTTACGCACGATCCTTCATGGAGACCAATTCTTCCACGCAAGTTTGGCACACGTTTTTCCCTTTGTAGGAGATGACATTTTCCACTTGGCCGCAAAACAGACAAGAAGGACTGTATTTCTTCAGAATGATATTTTCGCCGTCCACATAGATTTCCACCGGGTCTTTCACATCAATATCTAACGTACGGCGCAATTCCACCGGCAAGACGATCCGCCCCAGCTCGTCTACCTTTCTGACAATCCCCGTAGCTTTCATGCCCAACCACTCCTTTTTGGTCTCCTGGAATATTGAAAGCGAGAAAATCCTACTGGATACTTGCAGTTCTCTTCAAATCTACTAACATTTTCCCTATTTACGAGATTTGAACCCATTTTATGCGGAAATGTCCAGATTTTCGGGGTTGAGCGATTCCAAGTCCGGTACGACGAAACGGCCGTTTTTGCGGATCAGTTCGCCGTCGAAGTAGATTTCTCCTCTTCCGTAGTCCTCCCGTTGGATTGAGATCAAATCCCAATGAATGGCCGTTCGATAACCGCGGGTCTTGCATGGTTGGATTACCCCAGGTTTTCAGGGTTGAGCGGTTCCAAGTCCGGCACGACGAAACGGCCGTTTTTACGGATCAGTTCACCGTCGAAGTAGATTTCTCCTCCGCCGTAGTCTTCCCGTTGAATCGAGACCATGTCCCAATGAATCGCCGAACGGTTGCCGTTGTCGCAATCCTCATAGGCGCTTCCCGGCGTGAAGTGGAAACTGCCGTCGATCTTTTCATCAAAGAGGATATCCTTCATCGGGTGGCGGATGTACGGGTGGAAGCCCAAGCTGAATTCCCCGATGTAGCGCGCCCCTTCGTCCGTATCCAGAATTTCGTTCAACCGTTTGGTGTCATTGGCCGTCGCTTCCACAATCTTGCCGTCGACAAAGCGCAAGCGGACGTTCTCAAAGTTCACCCCGTGATAAACCGTTGGCGTATTGAACGTGATCGTTCCGTTCACGGAGTTACGAACAGGAGCGGTGTACACTTCCCCGTCGGGGATGTTGCACTGTCCGTAGCAAGGTATGGCCGGCATACCCTCGATGGAGAAAGTCAGATCCGTCCCCGGGCCGACAATCCGCACTTCCTTGGCCTGCTCCATCCGCTTCACCAACGGTTCCATCGCTTTGGCCATCCGCTCGTAGTCCAACGTGCAGACACGGAAATAGAAATCTTCAAATGCCTCCGTGCTCATGTTGGCCAGCTGGGCCATCGACGGATTGGGATAACGCAACACCACCCACCGCGTGTGTTTCACCCGCTGTTCTGTGTGGACGGGATGGTTGAAATGTTCCATATACCACTTCATATGGGCAGCCGGAACGTCGGACAGTTCGCTGATGTTTTGTCCGCCGCGAATGCCGATATAGCAATCCATTCGTTTCATCTGATACAGGCCGATTTCGCCCAAACGTTTCATGTGCTCCTCATCGGTGTCCAGCAACATCGCTCGGATCAATGCATGGTTATGTAGTTGAACAAACGGATACCCACCGGCTGCACGGATTTCCGGGATCAACGCCCGTACAAGATCGTGGTCCGGTCCGAACACGTCGATCAACACGTTGTCGCCCTGTTTCACCCTGCAGGAATGATGCACCAATACTTTTGCCAATTGCGATAACCGTGGGTCTTGCATGGTCGATTCCTCCTTTTCCGCTGCCTGACCGCTTTCCCTTCGATTGTATCATGGGTGAAAGCGTTTGGACACCTGGGGTATGTTTGGTGAATTCTTTCCCGGTTCGCTCCACCTGCGCCCTGCAGCAAAGCAGATGATGACCGCTCCAGCCCGGTCAGCGTAGGACGCGGGCAAAGTACGTTTCGTTTTACGGAATAACCAGACACGCCTTAGCGGTTTTGGGAAAGCTGATTACGGGTATAGCGAAACCGACCCCGTTTCGTTACAATGATGGGGAAAAGGTGCAACCGATCTCACTGCTGAGTCGTTGTTCGCGGCAACGTCCGCAGTTTTTCACACAGTCTGGGATCAGCCAAATTGCAACAAAGGAGTTTTCACTCATGTTTCACTTTGAGCAGATCGAAGGCGACCGTATCTCACGATATGAAAATCTGTTGAAACAGGTGGGCCACCTGGTGGAAGGGGAACGGGACATGGTGGCCAATCTGGCCAACACCGCATCCCTCTTGTATCTGTCTTTAGAGCAAGTAAACTGGGCCGGTTATTATCTGAACCGCGGTGACGAACTGGTGCTGGGGCCGTTTATGGGCAAACCGGCCTGTATCCGCATTCCGTTCGGCAAAGGTGTTTGTGGAACGGCAGCCTCTGAGCGCCGTACGCAACTGGTCCGGGATGTGTTGAAATTCCCCGGACATATCGCTTGTGATGCTGCCACCCGATCTGAAATCGTGGTGCCGATGTTCAAGGACGACCAGCTGGTAGCTGTGTTGGATATCGACAGTCCGATTGAAGCCCGTTTCGACGAGGAAGACCAGCGATATCTGGAACAATTCGCCCGAATCGTCACAAACAGCATCGATTGGTCCCCGATCCTGAAAGGTTGAAAATATGCCCTGCGCTCATTGGAGCCAGGGCATTTCATATGAACTACTTGGTGAGAAATTGTGTATACACCCGATGCGCCCGTTTGATTTCCTCCTTCATCCACTCAGGAAACGGAGCCGTGTCCAGTTCGTCCAGCGCAATCCAATGGTAGCTGTCATGCTCGGCACTCAACCGGAGTGTTCCAGTCGGTTGATGGCAAGCGAACTTGATGATAATCAGATGCTTTTCTTCTTGAATCTCGTCATAAATGTAGGCGGGCGCGACGACTTTTACCTGTAATCCCGTTTCTTCCCGTACTTCTCTGGCCAATGCGTCCATCAATGGCTCCTCGGGTTCCAATCCACCGCCGGGAAAATCCCAGCCGTGATTGTCTCTGGCACTGCGTTCCTCCGTTGATTTTCGCAGTACCAACACCCGTCCCTGATCAAAGATGATCGCTTTGGCCGCGATTTTATACGGTTTTTTCATCGCATCCCACCAGCCCTTTTTTCTGTTTCCGCTACGCCAACCTGAAGAAATCGCCGGTCGCCGTCGCGATCAGTTTGCCGTTTTCATCCGTCACTTTCGCTTCCAACACGATGATGGTCCGGCCACTTTTCACCACACGGGTTTGTGCAGTCAGCCAACCATCCTGAGCCGGTGCCAGGAAGTGCACATTTAAATCCAGTGTCACAGCGCGGCGCTCATAACCGAACGCTTGAAACACGGTGTAACCCATGGCCGTGTCGATAAAAGTGGTCGTGATTCCCCCGTGCAGCATTTTGTAGCGATTTTTCAGCTCTTCGGTTACCAACATCCGGTGAACATAAACGCCCTCTTTTTCATCGTAGCCATCCGACCGAAAATTCATCAGCTCTTCAATATATGCCAACGGGCTGACCCGCGAACGCTTGAGTGCCTGCACCATTTTGTAGATCGTCTGGATTTCCTGTTCGTTCAGATCTTGCAACTCCTGCAGCAATCCTTCTCTTGTCATGATCAAATCCCTCTTTTGACGAAATATACGGATGAAATATGTAACCCTTCACACTGAGCGATACTTTCGCCCATACGCATAGTATAGCAAAAAACGGTGACTAGCGAATGAAAAAACCCAGGCGTTCGACCTGGGGAGACTGCTGACACCATAATCTACCCATCGTGATCTCGAGTGAACTGTTTTCACTGCTCCTATTTCGTAAACACTCAAAGGTGGCTCGTGGGAAAACGGCTACCCCTCTTATGGAGGATTTGGTCCTATCAAGCGACTCTAACCGTCACTACAGAGCAGAGACGGGTAATCGGAACCCGCAAACTTGATCCACAACCTGCCCAGGTTTTTAACCTGGGTTTCCTCCCCTTTGCTCAGCCACCATCAGCCACACATATCGGTTCAACTGCTTCAGACAAACGGTAAGGCCCGCCTGACGGAAAGCACTCTCCAAACGTT
This window contains:
- a CDS encoding PaaI family thioesterase — protein: MWDEIREVLVNGSEEEKELFRLTLQAIRQKRERQSAYPSGFMGLSGRFVSPGVYEFRVSVTPYLLNRGGVVHGGMTALLADSTMGSLINRSLPDDQFAVTSEMKIHYLSPGRGKELISRATLLDLRHPFAVASCTITDERERKVAYATGTFFIGTRR
- a CDS encoding M42 family metallopeptidase; this encodes MEEQLISTLVELLNIPSPTGRADAAITYVEERLKDLPYSLVRTRKGGLLPEIPGKDEETIRFITAHVDTLGAMVKQIKESGRLRITAIGGVTWHSLDGEGCTIETRSGQRFRGTILATHSSPHVYADARLQQRTEENMEVRLDARVCDADEVRRLGISVGDFVFFDPRVEVTETGFVKSRHLDDKASVAVLIELIRRIADEGWVPPVTTHIFFSNYEEVGHGANAMISDKVREYLAVDMGAIGEGQESDEFSVSICAKDSSGPYHFGLRQKLVHLAEEHGIRYRVDLYPRYRSDASAALQAGHDLIWGLIGPGVDASHAYERTHREALVHTYRLLYHYLQTPSL
- a CDS encoding AbrB/MazE/SpoVT family DNA-binding domain-containing protein, with the translated sequence MKATGIVRKVDELGRIVLPVELRRTLDIDVKDPVEIYVDGENIILKKYSPSCLFCGQVENVISYKGKNVCQTCVEELVSMKDRA
- a CDS encoding aminopeptidase, with translation MQDPRLSQLAKVLVHHSCRVKQGDNVLIDVFGPDHDLVRALIPEIRAAGGYPFVQLHNHALIRAMLLDTDEEHMKRLGEIGLYQMKRMDCYIGIRGGQNISELSDVPAAHMKWYMEHFNHPVHTEQRVKHTRWVVLRYPNPSMAQLANMSTEAFEDFYFRVCTLDYERMAKAMEPLVKRMEQAKEVRIVGPGTDLTFSIEGMPAIPCYGQCNIPDGEVYTAPVRNSVNGTITFNTPTVYHGVNFENVRLRFVDGKIVEATANDTKRLNEILDTDEGARYIGEFSLGFHPYIRHPMKDILFDEKIDGSFHFTPGSAYEDCDNGNRSAIHWDMVSIQREDYGGGEIYFDGELIRKNGRFVVPDLEPLNPENLG
- a CDS encoding GAF domain-containing protein; amino-acid sequence: MFHFEQIEGDRISRYENLLKQVGHLVEGERDMVANLANTASLLYLSLEQVNWAGYYLNRGDELVLGPFMGKPACIRIPFGKGVCGTAASERRTQLVRDVLKFPGHIACDAATRSEIVVPMFKDDQLVAVLDIDSPIEARFDEEDQRYLEQFARIVTNSIDWSPILKG
- a CDS encoding NUDIX hydrolase, producing the protein MKKPYKIAAKAIIFDQGRVLVLRKSTEERSARDNHGWDFPGGGLEPEEPLMDALAREVREETGLQVKVVAPAYIYDEIQEEKHLIIIKFACHQPTGTLRLSAEHDSYHWIALDELDTAPFPEWMKEEIKRAHRVYTQFLTK
- a CDS encoding PaaI family thioesterase; the protein is MTREGLLQELQDLNEQEIQTIYKMVQALKRSRVSPLAYIEELMNFRSDGYDEKEGVYVHRMLVTEELKNRYKMLHGGITTTFIDTAMGYTVFQAFGYERRAVTLDLNVHFLAPAQDGWLTAQTRVVKSGRTIIVLEAKVTDENGKLIATATGDFFRLA